From Triticum aestivum cultivar Chinese Spring chromosome 4A, IWGSC CS RefSeq v2.1, whole genome shotgun sequence, a single genomic window includes:
- the LOC123082125 gene encoding uncharacterized protein, with product MAKEGDEPPDLERGSRPGSVVIVVVAPPANFGARPRSSAASGGEDDDDDRKMPNYVWVPLQLLLTAVACCPLLALVMTRTDWVEKVVFSAVLLPTVVGVFFFLRAVCKRPRMAVVASMIKR from the exons atGGCCAAGGAAGGAGACGAGCCGCCGGACTTGGAGAGGGGATCCAGGCCCGGGTCCGTAGTCATCGTCGTCGTTGCGCCACCAGCAAACTTCGGCGCCCGGCCAAGGTCCTCCGCTGCCTCCGGCggagaagacgacgacgacgatcgCAAGATGCCGAACTAC GTTTGGGTGCCTCTGCAGCTGCTGCTGACGGCGGTCGCGTGCTGCCCGCTGCTGGCGCTGGTTATGACGCGGACGGACTGGGTGGAGAAGGTCGTCTTCTCCGCCGTTCTGCTGCCCACCGTCGTCGGCGTCTTCTTCTTCCTGCGCGCCGTGTGCAAGAGGCCGCGCATGGCCGTCGTTGCCAGCATGATCAAGAGATAG